A window from Enterocloster bolteae encodes these proteins:
- a CDS encoding DUF5717 family protein, translating to MRERINRLARGIIDNGSPELVLAPERVEASVPAGEVIRGEILVSSGNNLHIKGLVYSSHERVRVVNSAFGGLRNRIIYEVNVGFSEHGDEIKGSFYLVTNGGEREIPYSLRVQAGDAGEVLGNLKTPRDFAVLAKKDLEKALRMFEYQDFTEAPFMQDSRVRTIYDGLKGRAGRRNLLEEFLVALQVKEPVKLTLETGTRIYENLTGIAEDYIDIAAGTWGYVSADITVDAPFIELGTFRITDQDFVQGRCRVGYRIVPSRLHRGRNFGCIRVKSLREEFLISVEAEGHHGSGSTERESGSDRFMDHGSLYKYLSLRLDYEAGVYEPALLLNQMMKETEHLRADFPGDARAKLIQAELLILNGREDNASLALDDARDHVLAHREKQVELYCFYQYLRLEIKPSVQQKESLVRYIRKLLWEDGEIRPYLFLMLVKLDETMAQNPLELYRSMASLFNQGCCSPFLYASACRLMEAHPDLFVRLGDFEIQTLYLGVQKGIVSRVTALKAAGLALGLKHYRKLVERLFTKLYQTYEEQEILEAVCSLLIKGDCKEKDAFAWYEKALEQGVNLTRLYEYFLYSLPEDYGHLLPKEVLLYFSYDKDLDRHSRQMLYRNILEYMNPSAELYQNYTRHMEQFAMEQLFQSRINRSLAVIYEHMIYKDMIDSRVARVLPGILKSCRIRCGDSRMKYVIVRYEELEDEEAFLLEDQSAYVPLFSERSVLLFQDAYGNRYLDVKHWKVSVMDRPELLAQCYEVYPDHPMLKLSECRDIVNRGVETDEEAALLEEIVTQMHLSPAFEGRLMQAVTDYYCQKASEDKDGDGVFNCAYLVQIDKKPMAVRQRQQICETLISQNYMREAYNMIRDYGSQYISTPRLMKLCTKTILMNLFDQDDLLLGLSHQVFCQGCYDSVILDYLCEHFNGTVSQMYEVLIQGVREHVETYDLEERLLGQMLFTGCCDQMDSVFELYMKRKTTKEMVVKAYFTQKSVQYFLEEKDMDQRVFEYLKQAVGNTFDKDRMPTIYLLALTRYFSTLDKVDGGDAELLKTMTSLLLEEGLVFPYTRELSKHIPVPEDIMDKAMVEYRGRKDAHPELQVRILPEETGFHSEDIRRVYQGIFVKQKVLFEGEIMEYRIYDYLDGHRRLAAEGQVECDHKLEGKENSRFACLNEMGAAIKDRDDSRLLNAMEDYLKKSAALGRLFPME from the coding sequence ATGAGGGAACGTATTAACCGTCTGGCCAGGGGAATCATTGACAATGGTTCGCCGGAGCTGGTGCTGGCACCGGAACGGGTGGAGGCGTCGGTTCCTGCGGGTGAGGTCATCCGTGGCGAGATATTGGTGAGCAGCGGCAATAACCTGCATATAAAAGGGCTGGTGTATTCCAGCCATGAAAGGGTCCGGGTGGTGAACAGTGCTTTTGGCGGGCTCCGCAACCGGATTATATATGAAGTCAACGTGGGTTTTTCAGAGCATGGGGACGAAATCAAGGGATCTTTTTACCTGGTCACCAATGGCGGTGAGAGGGAGATTCCTTATTCTTTGCGCGTACAGGCCGGTGATGCCGGTGAGGTTCTGGGAAACTTAAAGACTCCCAGGGACTTTGCGGTGCTGGCTAAGAAGGACCTGGAAAAAGCGCTGAGGATGTTTGAGTATCAGGATTTTACAGAGGCCCCCTTCATGCAGGATTCCCGGGTCCGTACCATCTATGACGGGCTAAAGGGAAGGGCCGGCAGAAGAAATCTGCTGGAGGAATTCCTGGTGGCCCTGCAGGTCAAGGAACCGGTAAAGCTTACGCTGGAGACAGGAACCAGGATTTATGAGAATCTGACAGGAATCGCGGAAGATTATATAGATATAGCGGCAGGAACCTGGGGGTATGTGTCGGCGGACATAACCGTGGACGCCCCCTTTATTGAACTGGGGACCTTCCGGATTACGGACCAGGACTTTGTCCAGGGCCGGTGCAGAGTGGGGTACCGCATTGTTCCCTCCAGACTTCACAGAGGAAGGAATTTTGGGTGCATCCGTGTTAAATCCCTGCGGGAGGAATTCCTTATTTCCGTGGAGGCAGAGGGGCATCATGGGTCCGGCAGCACGGAGCGTGAATCCGGCTCGGATCGGTTTATGGACCATGGGAGCTTATATAAATACCTGTCCCTGCGTCTGGATTATGAGGCAGGGGTTTATGAGCCGGCCCTTCTACTGAACCAGATGATGAAGGAGACAGAGCACCTCAGGGCTGATTTTCCAGGGGATGCGAGAGCCAAGCTGATACAGGCAGAACTTCTTATATTAAACGGCAGGGAGGACAATGCATCTCTGGCTTTAGACGATGCTAGGGATCATGTGCTGGCCCACAGGGAAAAGCAGGTGGAATTGTACTGCTTCTACCAGTATCTGCGCCTGGAAATCAAGCCGTCTGTCCAGCAGAAGGAATCACTGGTCCGTTATATACGCAAGCTTTTATGGGAGGATGGGGAGATACGGCCTTACCTCTTTCTGATGCTGGTGAAGTTGGACGAAACAATGGCACAGAATCCACTGGAGCTGTACCGGTCCATGGCATCCCTGTTCAATCAGGGCTGCTGCAGCCCGTTCCTCTATGCATCAGCCTGCCGTCTGATGGAAGCCCATCCGGATTTGTTTGTGCGCCTGGGTGATTTTGAGATTCAGACTCTGTATCTGGGTGTACAGAAAGGAATCGTCAGCCGTGTAACCGCTCTGAAAGCGGCGGGACTTGCACTGGGGCTTAAGCACTACAGGAAGCTGGTGGAACGTTTATTCACAAAGCTGTATCAGACATATGAAGAGCAGGAGATTCTGGAGGCCGTATGCAGCCTGCTTATCAAGGGGGACTGCAAGGAAAAGGACGCATTTGCCTGGTATGAGAAAGCCCTGGAACAGGGAGTAAACCTGACCAGGCTATACGAGTATTTCCTCTATTCCCTGCCGGAGGATTACGGACACCTGCTGCCTAAGGAGGTGCTGCTGTATTTCTCCTATGATAAGGATTTGGACAGGCACAGCCGCCAGATGCTCTACCGGAACATATTGGAATACATGAACCCTTCCGCGGAGCTGTACCAGAACTACACCAGGCATATGGAGCAGTTTGCCATGGAACAGCTGTTCCAGTCCAGAATCAACCGTTCCCTGGCTGTTATTTATGAGCACATGATTTATAAGGATATGATAGACAGCCGGGTGGCCAGGGTTCTTCCGGGCATCCTTAAGTCCTGCCGTATCCGGTGCGGGGATTCCAGGATGAAGTATGTCATTGTCCGCTATGAGGAGCTGGAGGATGAGGAAGCATTTTTGCTGGAAGACCAGTCTGCTTATGTGCCTCTGTTTTCCGAGCGCAGCGTCCTCCTGTTCCAGGATGCCTACGGCAACCGGTATCTGGACGTGAAACACTGGAAGGTGTCTGTCATGGACCGTCCGGAGCTGCTGGCCCAGTGCTATGAGGTGTATCCGGACCATCCCATGCTCAAGCTTTCCGAATGCAGGGACATCGTGAACCGCGGGGTGGAGACAGACGAGGAGGCAGCGCTGTTGGAAGAGATCGTGACGCAGATGCATCTGAGCCCTGCCTTTGAGGGCAGGCTGATGCAGGCAGTGACGGATTATTACTGTCAGAAGGCGTCTGAGGATAAGGACGGCGACGGTGTATTCAATTGTGCTTATCTGGTACAGATTGATAAAAAGCCCATGGCTGTCAGGCAGAGGCAGCAGATATGCGAGACCCTAATCAGCCAGAATTATATGCGGGAAGCTTATAATATGATTCGGGATTACGGAAGCCAGTATATATCCACGCCGCGGCTGATGAAGCTGTGCACCAAGACCATACTGATGAATCTGTTTGACCAGGACGACCTGCTTCTGGGCCTGTCCCACCAGGTGTTCTGCCAGGGGTGCTATGACAGCGTGATCCTGGACTATCTGTGCGAGCATTTCAACGGAACCGTGTCCCAGATGTATGAGGTCTTGATTCAGGGCGTCAGGGAGCATGTGGAGACATATGATCTGGAGGAACGGCTGCTGGGGCAGATGCTGTTTACCGGCTGCTGCGACCAGATGGATTCCGTGTTTGAACTGTACATGAAACGAAAGACCACAAAGGAAATGGTGGTGAAGGCGTATTTTACCCAGAAGAGTGTCCAGTACTTCCTGGAAGAAAAGGATATGGACCAGAGGGTGTTTGAATATCTGAAGCAGGCAGTGGGCAATACCTTTGACAAGGACAGGATGCCCACCATCTACCTGCTGGCCCTGACCCGGTATTTTTCCACGCTGGACAAGGTGGATGGGGGGGATGCGGAACTGTTAAAGACCATGACCTCCCTGCTTTTGGAGGAAGGACTGGTATTTCCGTATACCAGAGAGCTGTCAAAGCATATTCCGGTGCCCGAGGACATCATGGATAAGGCCATGGTGGAATACCGGGGAAGGAAGGACGCCCACCCGGAGCTTCAGGTGAGAATTCTGCCCGAGGAAACAGGATTTCACAGCGAGGACATCCGCCGCGTTTACCAGGGGATTTTTGTGAAACAAAAGGTACTCTTTGAGGGAGAAATCATGGAGTACCGGATATATGACTATCTGGACGGACACCGCAGGCTTGCGGCAGAGGGACAGGTGGAGTGCGACCATAAGCTGGAGGGAAAGGAGAACAGCCGTTTTGCCTGCCTGAACGAGATGGGAGCAGCAATCAAAGACAGGGATGACAGCAGGCTTTTAAACGCGATGGAAGATTATCTCAAGAAGTCGGCGGCGCTTGGCAGGCTGTTTCCCATGGAGTAA
- a CDS encoding DUF5716 family protein — protein sequence MDGLVIGLDLNDDYTQICCYDKEKSWTIPTVICRRKEEEVWLSGEEAYAATLLGEGVIVDKLLKMAAKDGTSTIGGICYGGGTLLKLFIEKMLGYPRKEFGTDEVAQLVITLQSVDCRLLDTLMYCADYLEIPRDRVHVISHTEGFIYYVLSQKKELWTNQVGLFELSGERLCYYEMKVQRGMRRNMVQAEAQNQEEAFNLDILDSPSGSRLADKILTACGEKLLNRKLFSTVFLTGKGFERQDWAGGFMRLICNRRKVFVEPCLFARGAAFKGADYTHQETSYPYVFICEGRLKAEVSLKVMRRGRENQLVVASYGDNWYESKSSMDLIVDGQKEIEFIISPLDSKKKKLVRIPLAGFPERPPKTTRIELKVAFTDEGTMTMSIRDKGFGELFPSSGAVVKQEVNL from the coding sequence ATGGACGGTCTAGTGATTGGTCTGGATTTAAATGACGACTATACCCAGATATGCTGTTATGATAAAGAAAAGTCGTGGACCATTCCTACGGTCATCTGCCGGAGGAAGGAAGAGGAAGTCTGGCTCTCAGGGGAAGAAGCCTATGCGGCCACCCTGCTGGGAGAGGGAGTTATCGTGGATAAACTTCTTAAGATGGCGGCCAAGGATGGAACATCCACCATCGGAGGCATCTGCTACGGCGGAGGTACGCTGCTTAAGCTGTTCATAGAGAAGATGTTAGGATATCCCAGGAAGGAATTCGGTACAGATGAGGTGGCGCAGCTGGTCATCACCCTCCAGAGCGTGGACTGCAGGCTGCTTGACACCCTTATGTACTGTGCCGACTATCTGGAGATACCAAGGGACAGGGTCCATGTAATCAGCCATACCGAGGGTTTCATATACTATGTTCTGAGCCAGAAAAAAGAGCTGTGGACCAATCAGGTGGGGCTGTTTGAGCTGTCCGGCGAACGCCTGTGCTATTATGAAATGAAGGTGCAGAGGGGCATGCGGCGCAATATGGTCCAGGCAGAGGCCCAGAACCAGGAGGAGGCCTTTAATCTGGACATCCTGGATTCGCCTTCCGGCAGCCGGCTGGCAGATAAGATACTGACGGCCTGCGGTGAGAAGCTTTTAAACAGGAAGCTGTTTTCCACGGTGTTCCTGACCGGGAAGGGATTTGAGCGCCAGGACTGGGCCGGCGGATTTATGCGGTTAATCTGCAACCGGAGAAAGGTGTTTGTGGAGCCCTGTCTCTTTGCCAGGGGGGCAGCTTTCAAGGGGGCTGATTATACCCATCAGGAGACTTCCTATCCCTATGTATTTATCTGTGAGGGAAGGCTTAAGGCGGAGGTGTCCTTAAAGGTCATGCGCAGGGGAAGGGAGAACCAGCTGGTGGTGGCTTCCTACGGCGACAACTGGTATGAATCCAAAAGCTCCATGGATCTGATCGTGGACGGACAGAAGGAGATTGAGTTTATCATCAGTCCGCTGGACTCCAAGAAGAAAAAGCTGGTCAGGATTCCGCTGGCCGGATTTCCGGAACGCCCTCCAAAGACCACCAGGATAGAGCTTAAGGTGGCATTTACTGATGAAGGGACCATGACAATGTCTATCCGCGACAAGGGATTCGGGGAGCTGTTCCCATCCTCCGGCGCGGTGGTGAAACAAGAGGTGAATTTATGA
- a CDS encoding tetratricopeptide repeat protein: MSLILCRQEPVKHPYYIDVLGIHIHSSQELCYIVYNHPVLVMDDFLDDLLVDFIRKDLDMDYLAGRMEKLVETGTRPEEVLALFLSECDYYSDKEIQKFKQTTAALRALHPAQYEKQRADYMFGQQQYGKAAARYSKILEYPRDKVVEDLFLAKVYNNLGACYAMMFQFHKALGCYDKAYELGKDDALLKRIYFLTVFAPELDVKDKYQSVFTDERKRTWSGEMDLAALEAGQAEEVRALRALFKKDPIKRMSGAAEMVRRWKQEYRMMV, translated from the coding sequence ATGAGCCTGATACTTTGCAGGCAGGAACCTGTGAAACATCCGTATTATATTGATGTGCTGGGAATCCATATCCATTCCTCCCAGGAGCTGTGTTATATCGTATACAACCACCCGGTTCTGGTGATGGATGATTTTCTGGATGACCTGCTGGTTGATTTTATCCGTAAGGATTTGGACATGGATTATCTGGCAGGGCGGATGGAGAAGCTGGTGGAAACCGGCACCAGACCAGAGGAGGTTCTGGCCCTTTTCCTGTCGGAATGCGACTATTACAGCGACAAGGAAATACAGAAATTCAAGCAGACCACAGCAGCTCTGCGGGCCCTGCATCCGGCCCAGTATGAAAAGCAGAGGGCGGATTACATGTTTGGGCAGCAGCAGTATGGCAAAGCAGCGGCCAGGTACAGTAAAATTCTGGAATACCCCAGGGACAAGGTGGTGGAGGACCTGTTTCTGGCAAAGGTCTACAACAACCTGGGAGCCTGTTATGCCATGATGTTCCAGTTTCACAAGGCTCTGGGATGCTATGACAAGGCCTATGAGCTGGGAAAGGATGATGCGCTGTTAAAACGCATTTATTTTCTCACTGTCTTTGCGCCGGAGCTGGATGTGAAGGACAAGTACCAGTCCGTGTTCACGGATGAGCGCAAGAGAACGTGGAGCGGGGAGATGGACCTGGCCGCGCTGGAGGCAGGACAGGCAGAGGAAGTCAGGGCCCTCAGGGCATTATTTAAAAAGGATCCCATCAAACGGATGAGCGGCGCGGCTGAGATGGTGCGCAGGTGGAAGCAGGAGTACCGGATGATGGTCTGA
- a CDS encoding YbaK/EbsC family protein: MAFDIAKEHLRKAGLEDRIYEFEVSSATVELAAQAVGCEPARIAKTLSFMADQKAVLIVAAGDAKVDNHKYKEQFHTKAKMLSPDEVTELVGHSVGGVCPFGVKEGVAVYLDESLKRFDVVYPACGSASSAVKLTIPELETASGYLGWIDVCKGWGEDSI, translated from the coding sequence ATGGCGTTTGACATAGCAAAGGAACATCTGAGAAAGGCCGGCCTGGAGGATCGGATTTATGAGTTTGAGGTATCCAGCGCCACGGTGGAGCTGGCAGCCCAGGCAGTGGGGTGTGAGCCGGCCCGCATCGCCAAGACGTTATCTTTTATGGCGGACCAGAAGGCTGTGCTCATAGTGGCCGCAGGGGATGCCAAGGTGGACAACCATAAATATAAGGAGCAGTTTCATACAAAGGCCAAAATGCTGTCGCCGGACGAGGTGACAGAGCTGGTGGGCCACAGTGTGGGAGGCGTGTGCCCCTTTGGAGTGAAGGAAGGGGTGGCGGTGTATCTGGACGAATCCCTTAAACGGTTCGATGTGGTGTACCCGGCCTGCGGCAGCGCCAGCAGCGCAGTAAAGCTTACGATACCTGAGCTGGAGACAGCTTCCGGGTATCTTGGGTGGATTGATGTCTGTAAAGGGTGGGGGGAAGATAGTATATAA
- a CDS encoding tyrosine-type recombinase/integrase, with amino-acid sequence MDMAYTVEQFLDFLKEEEKSDATISKYTYELQMFLQFLGKREIGKELMIQYRTYLSSRYRPQTVNGKLSAVNAFLKFTGLYEYRVKFLKVQRRAYIDETRELTQKEYERLMETAGRQGKYQLYYLMMTICSTGIRVSELRYVTVEAVMRGKAEIFMKGKYRIVIFPKNLAAQLKAFARKNGIRSGSLFCTRSGRPLDRSNICHAMKKLCAKAGVKKDKVFPHNFRHLFARSFYAAEKNMAHLADILGHSSIETTRIYVAASIKEHERILNKLKIGVINKLPQNKHSVVYNSLVFTCRSKNSIQYI; translated from the coding sequence ATGGATATGGCATATACGGTGGAGCAATTTCTGGATTTTCTGAAAGAAGAAGAAAAGTCTGATGCGACAATCAGTAAATACACCTACGAATTGCAGATGTTCCTGCAATTTTTAGGAAAAAGGGAGATTGGAAAGGAGCTGATGATTCAGTACCGCACCTATCTCAGCAGTAGGTACCGCCCACAGACGGTCAACGGCAAGCTGTCGGCAGTGAACGCGTTTCTTAAGTTTACAGGGCTGTATGAGTACAGGGTAAAATTTCTGAAGGTCCAGAGAAGGGCCTATATTGATGAAACGCGGGAACTGACGCAGAAGGAGTATGAACGTCTTATGGAGACAGCCGGAAGGCAGGGAAAATATCAGCTCTACTATCTCATGATGACAATATGCAGCACGGGCATAAGGGTGAGCGAATTAAGGTATGTGACAGTGGAAGCTGTTATGAGAGGAAAGGCGGAAATCTTTATGAAGGGAAAGTACAGAATTGTAATTTTTCCAAAGAACCTGGCAGCCCAGCTGAAGGCTTTTGCCAGGAAGAACGGCATACGAAGCGGCAGCTTGTTCTGTACCAGGAGCGGACGACCTCTGGACAGAAGCAATATCTGCCATGCCATGAAAAAGCTTTGCGCAAAGGCAGGAGTAAAAAAGGATAAGGTATTTCCGCATAATTTCCGACACCTGTTTGCCAGAAGTTTTTATGCGGCGGAGAAGAATATGGCCCATCTGGCAGACATATTGGGACATTCTTCCATTGAAACCACGCGTATTTATGTGGCTGCCAGTATAAAAGAGCATGAAAGAATTCTTAATAAACTGAAAATTGGGGTAATCAACAAATTACCACAGAATAAACATTCTGTGGTATATAATTCGCTTGTATTTACTTGCAGGTCTAAAAACTCTATACAGTATATCTAA
- a CDS encoding CpsB/CapC family capsule biosynthesis tyrosine phosphatase, with the protein MLADKGGTKGWVDIHAHILPGVDDGASDWEETGEMLCKAHKQGITHIIATPHYVSGQDTKRLREMMKRLKETAFSISENMMVSLGQEVQYFEELPSFLEQGKVLTLAGSRYVLVEFLPGDGYMRLFRAVRRLVQSSYLPVIAHAERYDCLKEKGRTKELARCGAYLQMNAGSLGGGLFDRRAAWCRKEILRGNIHFIATDMHGVVIRPPELEEAVRWMTRQDRNGQDAGGMAKRLLRQNQEHILRDSVL; encoded by the coding sequence ATTTTGGCAGACAAAGGAGGAACAAAAGGCTGGGTTGACATACATGCCCATATATTGCCGGGTGTAGATGACGGGGCCTCTGATTGGGAGGAAACCGGGGAAATGCTTTGCAAGGCGCATAAACAGGGAATTACCCATATCATAGCCACGCCCCATTATGTATCAGGACAGGACACAAAAAGACTGAGGGAAATGATGAAAAGACTGAAAGAGACGGCATTTTCCATATCGGAAAATATGATGGTAAGTCTGGGACAGGAAGTACAGTACTTTGAGGAACTGCCGTCCTTCCTGGAACAGGGAAAGGTGCTGACTCTTGCCGGCAGCAGGTATGTGCTGGTGGAGTTCCTGCCGGGAGACGGATATATGCGGCTGTTCAGGGCGGTCCGCCGGCTGGTTCAGTCATCCTACCTGCCAGTCATCGCCCATGCGGAGCGGTATGACTGCCTTAAGGAGAAGGGCAGGACAAAAGAACTGGCCAGGTGCGGCGCATATCTGCAGATGAATGCCGGGAGCCTTGGAGGAGGACTTTTTGACAGACGGGCAGCCTGGTGCAGAAAGGAGATATTGAGGGGAAACATTCATTTTATAGCTACGGATATGCATGGGGTAGTGATACGTCCGCCTGAGCTGGAGGAGGCTGTCAGGTGGATGACGAGGCAGGATAGGAACGGACAGGACGCCGGGGGAATGGCCAAGCGGCTTCTCCGGCAAAACCAGGAGCATATACTGAGGGACTCTGTTTTGTAA
- a CDS encoding YveK family protein: protein MEKRYREDDMEIDLLELLFEFKKRAWVIILAAVLGCLGAGAYSRLILTPVYTSTAMVYVLSKETTLTSLADLQIGSQLTKDYSVMITSRPVLEQVIKNQGLNMTYGQLKARIRISNPADTRILNMTVSDTDPVRAKAIADEVANASSDYIGDIMEMVPPKIIEQGVVPAAPASPSIKKNAALGGLACIAAACGVITLKVIMNDTIRSEEDVGKYLGMSVLASVPDDDGMAKEQQRNRSKRKLERKKRKTEKNRRGE from the coding sequence ATGGAAAAGCGGTACAGAGAAGATGACATGGAGATAGACCTCCTGGAATTGTTGTTTGAATTTAAGAAAAGGGCATGGGTAATCATTCTGGCTGCAGTGTTGGGATGCCTGGGTGCGGGAGCTTACAGCCGACTGATATTGACTCCTGTTTATACATCTACAGCCATGGTATATGTCCTTTCCAAAGAGACTACCCTGACGTCGCTGGCAGATTTACAGATAGGAAGCCAGCTGACCAAGGATTACAGCGTCATGATTACCAGCAGGCCGGTGTTGGAGCAGGTCATAAAAAATCAGGGGCTGAATATGACATACGGACAGTTAAAAGCCAGGATACGCATATCGAATCCAGCGGATACCAGAATACTGAACATGACTGTATCAGATACAGATCCGGTGAGGGCCAAGGCCATTGCAGACGAGGTGGCCAATGCTTCCTCTGATTACATAGGGGATATCATGGAAATGGTACCGCCCAAAATCATTGAACAAGGAGTGGTGCCGGCAGCCCCGGCATCTCCCAGCATTAAGAAAAACGCGGCCCTGGGCGGGTTGGCATGTATTGCAGCTGCCTGCGGCGTCATAACCCTTAAGGTGATTATGAACGACACAATCCGCTCTGAGGAGGATGTGGGAAAATACCTGGGCATGAGCGTTCTGGCATCTGTCCCGGATGACGATGGTATGGCCAAAGAACAGCAGCGGAACCGGAGCAAGAGAAAGCTGGAACGTAAAAAACGCAAGACAGAGAAAAACAGAAGGGGGGAATAG
- a CDS encoding polysaccharide biosynthesis tyrosine autokinase, whose product MDEILHLKNTGRKDYFYEEAIKTLRTNIQFCGSGLKTIMFTSSMPDEGKSETAFALASSFGNIGKKVLLVDADIRKSVMVKRYEIKGNPNGLSQYLSGQKSLEEICYETDMENLDMVLSGPFSPNPAELLEDELFKTMIESVKEIYDYIIIDTPPMANVIDGAIIASQCDGAVIVIESGAISYRLVQKVRSQLEKSGCRILGAVLNRVGGGYEHSYYEKYYGRRGGKYYGKYGRHYGRYEEGKAPPVNEVSGARIKNDTTAQSQDT is encoded by the coding sequence GTGGACGAAATCTTACATCTGAAAAATACCGGCAGAAAGGATTATTTTTACGAGGAAGCCATCAAGACCCTGCGCACCAATATCCAGTTTTGCGGAAGCGGCCTTAAGACAATCATGTTTACCAGCTCCATGCCTGACGAGGGAAAAAGCGAGACGGCGTTTGCCCTGGCATCCTCCTTTGGAAACATAGGCAAGAAGGTACTGCTGGTGGATGCGGACATCCGCAAGTCCGTCATGGTCAAACGGTATGAAATCAAGGGGAATCCCAACGGCCTGTCCCAATATCTCAGCGGACAGAAAAGCCTGGAGGAGATATGCTATGAAACAGACATGGAGAACCTGGATATGGTTTTATCCGGTCCCTTTTCCCCCAATCCGGCTGAACTGCTGGAGGATGAACTGTTTAAGACAATGATTGAGAGCGTGAAGGAAATCTATGACTACATCATCATAGATACGCCTCCAATGGCGAATGTCATAGACGGAGCCATCATTGCCAGCCAATGCGACGGGGCGGTCATTGTCATTGAAAGCGGGGCAATCAGCTACCGTCTGGTCCAGAAAGTGAGAAGCCAGCTGGAAAAAAGCGGTTGCCGCATTCTGGGAGCCGTGCTGAACCGGGTGGGCGGCGGATATGAACACAGCTACTATGAGAAATATTACGGCAGGCGCGGCGGCAAGTATTATGGAAAATATGGCAGGCACTACGGCAGGTATGAGGAGGGAAAAGCGCCGCCTGTCAATGAAGTAAGCGGGGCGCGGATAAAGAATGACACAACAGCGCAATCACAGGATACATAG
- a CDS encoding LCP family protein, producing the protein MRTAVALVFILTALFLYRTGQLYLERKALSREAQQWHRVQAGNTPAEPDGGVEYQGKSYRRNTYIKAILCMGIDRPGSLEETRTAGFGGQADGIFLVAQDTARDRIKVLVIPRDTMTEITLTDLSGNELGSSIQHLTLAYAYGDGREKSCRYMTEAVSRLLGGMSIDGYMAVSMSVLPLANDKVGGVTVTIEEPGLKQADPVFVQGQTVTLRGEQAEKYVRYRDTGRAQSALVRMERQKTYIKGFLDAARNKSRLDDSLIPDLMKEIEPYMVTDMTKDRYLDMALDFLGGNQDFTDADMVTLPGTAVETVIYDEYHPNQEEIMEIVLDWFYRPRE; encoded by the coding sequence ATGCGGACGGCAGTGGCCCTGGTTTTCATTCTGACCGCACTGTTCCTTTATAGAACCGGTCAGTTGTATCTGGAAAGAAAGGCATTGTCCCGTGAAGCGCAGCAGTGGCACCGCGTGCAGGCAGGGAACACCCCGGCAGAACCGGACGGGGGAGTGGAATATCAGGGGAAGAGCTACCGGCGCAATACATATATAAAGGCCATCCTGTGCATGGGCATAGACAGGCCGGGAAGTCTGGAGGAGACCAGGACGGCAGGGTTTGGCGGACAGGCGGACGGCATATTCCTGGTGGCCCAGGATACGGCCAGGGACCGGATAAAGGTGCTTGTAATTCCCAGGGATACCATGACGGAAATCACATTGACGGATTTAAGCGGGAACGAACTGGGCAGCTCAATCCAGCATCTTACATTGGCATATGCATATGGCGATGGAAGGGAAAAGAGCTGCAGGTACATGACTGAGGCGGTGAGCCGTCTGCTGGGGGGGATGTCCATAGACGGATACATGGCAGTGAGCATGTCCGTCCTGCCTTTGGCCAATGATAAGGTGGGAGGCGTCACCGTTACCATAGAAGAGCCGGGACTGAAACAGGCAGATCCTGTTTTTGTCCAGGGACAGACCGTTACCCTGCGGGGAGAACAGGCAGAAAAATATGTGCGCTACAGGGATACGGGCAGGGCTCAAAGCGCCCTGGTACGAATGGAACGCCAGAAAACATATATCAAGGGATTCCTGGATGCAGCCAGGAACAAGTCAAGGCTGGACGACAGCCTTATTCCGGACCTGATGAAAGAAATAGAACCGTACATGGTAACGGACATGACAAAAGACCGGTATCTGGATATGGCCCTTGATTTTTTAGGAGGGAACCAGGATTTTACAGATGCAGATATGGTGACCCTGCCGGGAACAGCTGTGGAGACCGTTATTTACGACGAATATCATCCGAATCAGGAGGAAATCATGGAAATCGTGCTGGATTGGTTCTACAGGCCCCGTGAATGA